Proteins found in one Planococcus citri chromosome 2, ihPlaCitr1.1, whole genome shotgun sequence genomic segment:
- the LOC135834867 gene encoding solute carrier family 2, facilitated glucose transporter member 8-like — translation MNTSLLFHRIRICLITVSPCVMGGITLGFSSIALPEMNLSLDASSWFGCLFTIGAPFGSLTSGYVIDKFGRRPALILSIIPGLIGWLLITTYEKNTLWRLFVGRFLTGSSCGLSFFAGQMYLSEFIDLDPNFIAYRSSFTNAIPAATSTGFFLVIIFGTFFYYKTVAFFAFVLAVFLLICISLFIPESPVWLYQRGRYGDAEWSQNRLKLTCSFENYPLGGSTKETNRGSILDRLRRQDVYVPLIFSSVCLSMIYLCGSSVLSTYLVNLIDPEGMYSLQDSYTLSAISATVFFFSSIAVIFCIPCIGIRKIAIGSTLGMMIGMLIYGIADYFTTSIIYADLAHYVGIVAIGLAQFCNGFGFYAIPRAVLGEILPPDARGFAALPTVLMYAAQAATIKVHPFLAVSLKGFVYIIYAIFSLLQAIILFYFLPETVGRTVTQISNDFYRKPSSEL, via the exons ATGAATACTTCGTTATTATTTCACAGG aTACGAATATGCTTGATTACTGTAAGTCCTTGTGTCATGGGAGGAATAACTTTGGGATTTTCTTCGATCGCGTTACCTGAAATGAACCTCAGTTTGGATGCATCATCTTGGtttg GTTGTTTATTCACAATAGGAGCCCCATTCGGTAGCCTGACATCAGGATACGTGATCGACAAATTCGGCCGAAGACCTGCACTGATACTGAGCATAATCCCCGGATTAATAGGATGGCTGCTTATCACCACTTATGAAAAGAACACACTTTGGAGATTATTTGTAGGAAGATTTCTGACAGGATCATCCTGCGGATTATCTTTTTTCGCCGGACAAATGTACCTATCCGAATTCATCGACCTTGATCCGAATTTCATCGCTTACAGATCATCTTTCACAAATGCCATTCCAGCTGCAACATCTACCGGATTTTTTCTAGTTATAATATTCGGCACATTTTTCTATTACAAAACAGTAGCATTTTTTGCCTTCGTATTGGCTGTATTCTTACTAATCTGTATTAGTTTATTTATACCCGAAAGTCCAGTATGGCTGTACCAAAGAGGCAGATATGGAGACGCCGAATGGTCTCAGAATCGATTAAAGCTTACTTGTTCTTTCGAAAATTACCCATTAGGAGGATCGACCAAAGAAACCAATCGAGGAAGTATCCTAGATAGGCTTCGAAGACAAGATGTATATGTTCCTTTAATATTTAGTAGTGTTTGTCTTTCAATGATATACCTTTGCGGGTCGTCAGTCCTATCTACTTATCTAGTTAACTTGATAGATCCAGAGGGTATGTACTCTTTGCAAGATTCGTACACGTTGAGTGCGATTTCTgctactgtattttttttcagctccatCGCTGTGATTTTTTGCATCCCTTGTATCGGTATTCGCAAAATAGCGATAGGTTCGACATTAGGAATGATGATCGGTATGCTGATTTATGGCATAGCTGACTATTTTACCACGTCTATAATTTATGCTGATCTGGCTCATTATGTTGGTATCGTTGCCATTGGATTGGCGCAGTTTTGTAATGGTTTCGGATTCTATGCTATACCGAGAGCAGTTTTAGGAGAAATTTTACCACCTGATGCGAGAGGATTCGCAGCTCTGCCCACTGTATTAATGTATGCTGCTCAAGCAGCCACTATCAAAGTTCACCCTTTTTTGGCAGTTTCGCTAAAGGGGTTTGTTTATATTATTTACGCGATATTTAGTCTTCTTCAagctataattttattttactttttaccaGAAACTGTCGGCAGAACGGTTACCCAAATTAGTAACGATTTTTATAGAAAACCAAGTTCTGAATTATGA
- the LOC135834866 gene encoding uncharacterized protein LOC135834866, with translation MLGKSYTEEAPVANGSNKETQEDDENFATKASVLRLTLIGIIVITPAITPGMAMSYSSIAVRQLPFDLYQSSWFASIMSLATPFGNLFTGFLLDRYGRRKSLILSVLPSIFGWFLLSLYHVPISTLYLGRFLTGFALGAASLPSTVYLTESITINHLHLRGSLSTWTTLALSTGTMLTYAFGAMVPCREVAAIGGVLSIISLVLILVFIPESPVWLYRQGRIGDALVAESQLGISQPILKAKQVRKASVTESVHHLETEFSLRSFVDYAKKIQRKEVYKPLIITISFLFFLQFSGVYALSSYMVDILEVRSMKFNPYILAVVSGAVQCIGVVSITFIIPFTGVKKLALLSSSGVALGMLGLGTSILLASKSPLGQLVDIMHVLSVWFTILSASFGFIVIPFSILGEMFPMGAKSYASLSLIASSTFNFIILKIHPLMFAYYGPLVYYVYAVVTFSGVIFVALFLPETHGKTLDEIKNRFRYSTDLLNENEEA, from the exons ATGTTGGGAAAATCGTACACCGAAGAAGCTCCGGTAGCAAATGGCAGCAACAAAGAAACCCAGGAGGATGACGAGAATTTCGCAACAAAAGCGTCTGTTTTACGTTTG ACTCTTATTGGGATCATAGTCATCACACCAGCCATCACTCCAGGAATGGCCATGTCATATTCATCTATTGCAGTTAGGCAACTTCCTTTTGATCTGTATCAATCCTCGTGGTTCG cgagtATCATGTCATTGGCCACACCGTTCGGAAATTTATTCACTGGTTTCCTATTGGACAGATATGGTCGACGAAAATCACTCATTTTGAGCGTACTTCCTAGTATTTTCGGCTGGTTCCTGCTATCGTTATACCACGTGCCCATCTCGACCCTTTACTTGGGCAGATTTCTGACCGGATTCGCTCTAGGCGCTGCTAGTTTACCATCGACGGTATATTTAACCGAAAGCATCACCATCAATCATTTACACCTGAGAGGAAGCTTATCAACTTGGACAACTTTGGCATTAAGCACGGGAACCATGTTGACGTATGCTTTCGGAGCAATGGTACCTTGCAGAGAAGTAGCCGCTATAGGAGGAGTGCTCTCGATCATATCTTTAGTTTTGATATTGGTATTCATTCCTGAAAGTCCGGTATGGCTTTATCGTCAAGGTCGAATCGGAGATGCCCTAGTGGCCGAAAGTCAGCTGGGAATTTCGCAGCCTATTTTGAAAGCCAAGCAAGTGAGAAAAGCATCGGTTACAGAAAGCGTTCATCACCTAGAAACCGAATTTTCACTTCGCAGTTTCGTCGATTATGCTAAAAAAATACAGCGCAAGGAAGTTTACAAACCACTCATTATCACAATTTCGTTCCTATTCTTCTTGCAATTCTCCGGAGTGTACGCTTTGTCTAGCTATATGGTGGATATTTTGGAAGTACGATCGATGAAATTTAATCCTTACATATTGGCTGTGGTTTCGGGAGCTGTGCAGTGTATCGGAGTCGTATCTATAACTTTCATAATACCATTCACCGGGGTTAAAAAATTAGCCCTTCTTTCTTCCTCCGGAGTAGCTTTAGGAATGCTTGGTCTCGGTACATCGATTTTATTAGCGAGTAAATCACCTCTAGGCCAACTGGTCGATATTATGCACGTGTTGTCGGTATGGTTTACCATCTTATCAGCATCCTTTGGTTTTATCGTGATACCGTTTTCAATTTTAGGCGAAATGTTCCCAATGGGGGCGAAAAGTTACGCTAGTCTTTCGCTAATAGCGTCGTCtacttttaatttcattattttaaaaatacatcctTTAATGTTCGCCTACTACGGACCTTTGGTGTATTACGTATACGCTGTTGTGACTTTCAGCGGTGTGATCTTTGTGGCTTTATTTTTACCCGAAACGCATGGAAAGACTTtggatgaaattaaaaataggttCAGGTATTCGACTGATTTGCTCAATGAGAATGAGGAAGCTTGA